One window of the Hoplias malabaricus isolate fHopMal1 chromosome Y, fHopMal1.hap1, whole genome shotgun sequence genome contains the following:
- the LOC136679263 gene encoding macrophage mannose receptor 1-like isoform X1 codes for MNIQYYSFHPYISTDVAAHFIIYQLIPKSMPHCEAQRHCRKLNKDLVHIKDQNSNGSFWICLLRDDWEWSDGGCSACRNWTCGQPRPSSSSSSSPPSSSSSSPPSSSSSPPSSSSSSSNCTHLNNGKWEAVPCPNAQPALCYRTFDRRLRTFYIIEKQMNRSEAQTACRAYYTDLVTVYSEEENTVLSGICSAWIGLYRNQSNWSGKWSNGDDVTFNNITNRCGSEPCCATVKADGQWDCLQCTENRNFMCY; via the exons atgaatattcagtaTTACTCTTTCCATCCTTACATTTCCACAGATGTTGCTGCCCATTTCATTATTTACCAGTTAATCCCTAAGAGTATGCCCCATTGTGAAGCTCAGAGACACTGCAGGAAGCTCAACAAAGATCTGGTCCACATCAAAGATCAGAACAGCAACGGATCGTTCTGGATCTGTCTGCTGAGGGACGACTGGGAGTGGAGCGATGGAGGATGCTCTGCCTGCAGGAACTGGACGTGTGGTCAGCCTcggccatcatcatcatcatcatcatcaccaccatcatcatcatcatcatcaccaccatcatcatcatcatcaccaccatcatcatcatcatcatcatcaaactgTACACATCTGAATAATGGGAAATGGGAAGCAGTGCCATGCCCTAATGCTCAGCCTGCTCTGTGCTACCGCA CCTTCGACAGGAGACTCCGAACTTTCTACATCATTGAGAAGCAGATGAATCGGTCTGAGGCTCAAACAGCTTGCAGAGCCTACTACACTGACCTGGTCACTGTGTACAGCGAGGAAGAGAACACTGTGCTGAGTGGTATATGCTCTGCCTGGATCGGTCTCTATCGGAATCAGTCGAATTGGAGTGGGAAATGGTCTAATGGAGATGATGTTACATTCAATAACATAACAAACAGGTGTGGATCAGAGCCCTGCTGTGCTACAGTGAAGGCTGATGGTCAGTGGGATTGTCTTCAGTGCACGGAGAACAGAAATTTCATGTgctattaa
- the LOC136679263 gene encoding macrophage mannose receptor 1-like isoform X2, whose translation MPHCEAQRHCRKLNKDLVHIKDQNSNGSFWICLLRDDWEWSDGGCSACRNWTCGQPRPSSSSSSSPPSSSSSSPPSSSSSPPSSSSSSSNCTHLNNGKWEAVPCPNAQPALCYRTFDRRLRTFYIIEKQMNRSEAQTACRAYYTDLVTVYSEEENTVLSGICSAWIGLYRNQSNWSGKWSNGDDVTFNNITNRCGSEPCCATVKADGQWDCLQCTENRNFMCY comes from the exons ATGCCCCATTGTGAAGCTCAGAGACACTGCAGGAAGCTCAACAAAGATCTGGTCCACATCAAAGATCAGAACAGCAACGGATCGTTCTGGATCTGTCTGCTGAGGGACGACTGGGAGTGGAGCGATGGAGGATGCTCTGCCTGCAGGAACTGGACGTGTGGTCAGCCTcggccatcatcatcatcatcatcatcaccaccatcatcatcatcatcatcaccaccatcatcatcatcatcaccaccatcatcatcatcatcatcatcaaactgTACACATCTGAATAATGGGAAATGGGAAGCAGTGCCATGCCCTAATGCTCAGCCTGCTCTGTGCTACCGCA CCTTCGACAGGAGACTCCGAACTTTCTACATCATTGAGAAGCAGATGAATCGGTCTGAGGCTCAAACAGCTTGCAGAGCCTACTACACTGACCTGGTCACTGTGTACAGCGAGGAAGAGAACACTGTGCTGAGTGGTATATGCTCTGCCTGGATCGGTCTCTATCGGAATCAGTCGAATTGGAGTGGGAAATGGTCTAATGGAGATGATGTTACATTCAATAACATAACAAACAGGTGTGGATCAGAGCCCTGCTGTGCTACAGTGAAGGCTGATGGTCAGTGGGATTGTCTTCAGTGCACGGAGAACAGAAATTTCATGTgctattaa
- the LOC136678507 gene encoding C-type mannose receptor 2-like: MSADILTPLLPTFRGQRIYSAPVGVFGITMATTLTFLLLLLSGFSPADQSHLRTFHLIERMTQSEARAACRTNYTDLVTVYSEEDNAALSDLVKNSTDPLWIGLYRSQPRAKWSNGDDVTFSDLTGDCGTGPCCAALKADGSWESLKCTETRTFMCYKQDATDLTFSYSLVLKNLTWYEAQSHCRKFHTDLVSIRDQTQNEEVKKEGRYSSGSFWIGLLRDDWEWSDGGYSAYRNWGMYQPRASSTTNCTHLSNGKWVSAPCGNSLPSLCYRTSIHVSAEPMSWSSALDYCKKENRKDLLSIESELDQKELGFELKRGHVSGPLWVRIGQNRLTELMKSIKLPPGSWTNSSKERAFKQKTEICQLRAVCEAQT; this comes from the exons ATGAG TGCCGACATTTTAACACCCCTCCTCCCCACTTTCCGTGGACAGCGCATCTATTCAGCACCTGTGGGAGTTTTTGGCATTACCATGGCAACCACCCtcaccttcctcctcctcctcctctcag GTTTTTCTCCTGCAGATCAAAGCCATCTCAGGACTTTCCACCTCATTGAGAGGATGACTCAGTCTGAGGCTCGAGCGGCGTGCAGAACAAACTACACTGACCTGGTCACTGTGTACAGTGAGGAAGACAATGCTGCACTCAGTGATCTGGTCAAGAACTCGACTGATCCACTTTGGATTGGTCTGTACCGCAGTCAGCCCAGAGCTAAATGGTCTAATGGTGATGATGTTACATTCAGTGATCTGACAGGGGACTGTGGGACAGGGCCCTGCTGTGCTGCTCTGAAGGCTGATGGATCATGGGAAAGTCTTAAGTGCACAGAGACCAGAACTTTCATGTGCTATAAACAAG ATGCTACTGACCTCACCTTCAGCTATAGTTTAGTTCTGAAGAATCTGACCTGGTACGAagctcagagtcactgcaggaAGTTCCACACTGATCTGGTCAGCATCAGAGATCAGACCCAAAATGAAGAAGTGAAGAAAGAAGGGAGGTACAGCAGTGGATCGTTCTGGATCGGTCTGTTGAGGGACGACTGGGAGTGGAGTGATGGAGGATACTCTGCCTACAGGAACTGGGGGATGTATCAGCCTCgagcatcatcaacaacaaaCTGTACACATCTGAGCAATGGGAAATGGGTCTCAGCGCCATGCGGTAATTCTCTGCCTTCTCTGTGCTACCGCA CGTCCATCCATGTGAGTGCTGAGCCTATGAGCTGGAGCTCTGCTCTGGACTACTGCAAGAAAGAGAACAGGAAAGATCTCCTGAGCATTGAGTCTGAGCTGGACCAGAAAGAGTTGGGGTTTGAGCTGAAAAGGGGGCATGTCTCCGGGCCTTTGTGGGTGAGGATTGGACAGAATCGACTCACTGAGCTGATGAAGTCCATTAAACTGCCCCCAGGGTCCTGGACCAACAGCAGCAAAGAGAGAGCATTTAAACAGAAGACGGAGATTTGTCAACTCAGAGCCGTCTGTGAAGCTCAAACTTAG